The sequence TCTGAATTTGCCCTTATCAAATACCGGGTAAAGGTGGAAGTGGAATATTTCATTGCCCTGTGTGAACTTCCCTTACCTCAGCTCACCGGCATCTCGAAAGATATTTTCCCAAAGCTACGGGCGATCGTTGACGACTTTTCGGAAGAAGATGCAGCGGCCATCAAAGAAATCGAAAAGACCACTAACCACGATGTAAAAGCGGTCGAATATTTCCTTAAAGAGGCTTTTGACAAACTGGGGCTGGAAGCACAAAAAGAATTCATCCATTTTGGCTTGACATCTCAGGACATCAACAATACCGCGACGCCCCTCATGCTGAAAGGAGGAATGGAACGTGTGATGCTACCGGTGTTGGTAGAAGTCATTTCCAAACTCCACAGCCAAGTAGAAGAGTGGAAGGACATTTCCATGCTGGCCAAAACCCATGGCCAACCTGCTTCTCCCACACGATTGGGAAAGGAATTCCAAGTTTTTGTCACGCGGTTGGAGAACCAGCTGAACCTGCTGCAGCAAGTCCCTTACTCGGCCAAATTCGGTGGTGCCACAGGCAATATGAATGCCCATAAGGTGGCCTATCCCAACCAAGAATGGAATGCTTTTGCCAACAACTTTGTGCAAAATCACCTTGGCTTGGAGCGAAGCTTTCCTACCACCCAAATCGAACATTACGATAACCTGGCGGCCACATTTGATGGGCTGAAACGCATCAATACCATCCTGCTGGACCTTTCCAAGGACGTTTGGCAATACGTCAGCATGAATTACTTCAAGCAAAAAATCAAAGCGGGGGAAGTCGGCTCTTCTGCCATGCCACACAAGGTCAACCCCATCGACTTTGAAAATGCTGAAGGCAACCTTGGCATTGCCAATGCCCTATTGGAGCACTTGGCCGCCAAACTTCCCATTAGCCGTCTGCAACGTGACCTGACGGACAGCACGGTTTTGCGGGTAATCGGAGTGCCTTTGGCCCATATGCTGATTTCCTTCGAATCCCTCAAAAAAGGCTTGGGCAAACTTGAACTTAACAAAGCTGCCATCGATGCGGATTTAGAGGACAATTGGGCCGTAGTGGCAGAAGCCATTCAAACCATCCTTAGAAGAGAAGGATACCCCAAACCTTATGAAGCGCTCAAGGATCTCACCCGTACCAACACGCACATTACCCAAGAATCCATTCAGGATTTTATTGAGACCTTGAATGTTTCTGATGATGTTAAAGCAGAATTGAAGGGCATTACACCTTTTAACTATACTGGTATTTAACGCATAAAAGAAGATCGATCCTTAGACGGACATATGATGTACAGCGATCCTGTTTTGAAAAAACGGGCTCGCCGTACTTTTTTAATGCCTGTTCTTATCATTCTGCTCTTCCCACTCCTTACTAATGGATTGGGAAATTACCACAGGAGAAACATGAAACTTAAGGGTGCTGCCCCGTTTGTTTTGGTAAAAAAATCTCTGCCATCATACACCTAACGCCTCCTCCCCCGACCTTTTCAATGGTAGGAATTTTAGCAACAACCACCTCTGTATACTTCTCGATCACCTGCCGCTGGCCTTGCTTAAGGCTTTGATATGCTGTTTCGGACATCACGGTGATTTTTTTCCCGTTTTCACCGTCCACCTCCAACATATTGCCGGCAAAGGCAAATTTCTGGGGAATGGTGATGGGCACCACCTTTTTCCCCGAACCTTCCAAGGACTCCTTTACCCATTGCTTGACAGATTTACCCACAATGCTGTCCAGACAGACCACCGCAAGCTGGCTGCCAACATGCATCATGACATTCGTATGGTAAACGGGGATTTTAGAAGAGGAATGGACCGCACGAAAACTTACCACCTGATAGTCCATTAACCGCTCAAAATAGTGAAGCGGCTCCGGATGGGTGCGTTCAGAAAGACAAGCATACGCGATTTTATGCTCCCTGTCCAGCACCATACTGCCGGTACTTTCCAAAAACTGCTGCGCATCCTCAAAAAAAGTAAAATCTACAAGTTCATCGACCCTAAAACCTTCGACGCCCAATATGTCTACCAGGTCTTTTCTCCTTTCCTTCCTTCTCACCGGGGAAAGCATCGGATACCATAACAATCTGCCATCTTCGTGCGTGCTGAACCAATTATTCGGAAAAACCGCATCAGGTTTTACGGGAAGGGGGCTGTCCTGAGCGACAATTACGCGAACGCCCTTCTTTCGGAGCAAGGCCACAACATCGTCAAATTCTTGTTCAGCCACCTGTTGGATTTCAGCTGTGCTCCTGGCATCCTCTTGCTGGTAACTATTGTCTAGGGCCGTTTCCGGATTAAAGCCAAAAGCTGCCGGACGGACCATTAGGATGGTAGAAGTAGTTTGTGCACACATGATGATCCCGTTATTGATAACCTTTTGGCAAGGTACAAACTACCGTTCACCAAGCCCTGCTATTTTTTATAATATTGATAAAGCACTGGCTTTATTCGAAACCTCTCTTCACTAAGGGAAAAAAAGCTGCTGCCGTTTTTTGAAAAGGCTAGGGCTTCCCCTTGCGGCTCGGGCACATATGGCAACTGGACTGGTTTTCTCGAAAGGGCTTCCCATAAGGACTCTCCTTCTTCTCGTGTCCAGTAATAGATTACCCAATAGTTTTTGATGATAATTTCTTTGCCGTCCGGCGAAATATCACCTGCTACGGACATGGTGATGGGGAGTTTGCCTACAGGCTCTAGCACCGCTTCCTGCTCCTCTAGCTTTTGAGCTGGAACTCGGTACAGCATATTACTGGAGTCACGCTTACTGACGATATAGACATCCCCATTCCAAGGATCGACCATCAATGTCTCAGCATCCTTGGGGCCATCCGGGTACGTCAATTTGATGGTTTGAGGCTGTACATGAATGTCTACACTATCGACCGTAGGCTCCTCAAATCTCAGCAAGCCGATGGATGGGTATTTGCCGTCATTATCACCAATTTCGCCGACATACACATAGGACTTTTCGCCCGCTGCATCAGGCCCCACTGCCATATCCTCCCAGTCACGGTTATAGGTGCTGTCCAAAATGATCTTGCCGGTCAAGGCTCCAGTAGCGTCCAGCTTATAAATGATGGGTTTCCCTCCGCTGTCATTGTGTGCGTACAGCACATTATCATGGGTTTTGCTTACCGCCAACCCACTGGCTTCATCCAAAAACTTTCGATTTACTTCTCCCATTTCCTTTCCACTGGAATAGATCGAATCCACCACCTGAGGATTGATCCGCACATGGTACTTGCTGTATATCTTCTCCGATAGCAGATAAGGCATCAGCGACACCAGAAAGGTAAGTTTCAATATAACCTGGAACATAAATTTCATCACCCAAAATTAACAAAAAGGAGACCAAATCCACTCGCTGTCAGGTAAATGACATGTTAAATTATGTAAACGTCTCGATGATGTAACCCATTGGAATAAAATGGTCAATCAAGGCCCCAATACTATA comes from Echinicola vietnamensis DSM 17526 and encodes:
- the ctlX gene encoding citrulline utilization hydrolase CtlX → MCAQTTSTILMVRPAAFGFNPETALDNSYQQEDARSTAEIQQVAEQEFDDVVALLRKKGVRVIVAQDSPLPVKPDAVFPNNWFSTHEDGRLLWYPMLSPVRRKERRKDLVDILGVEGFRVDELVDFTFFEDAQQFLESTGSMVLDREHKIAYACLSERTHPEPLHYFERLMDYQVVSFRAVHSSSKIPVYHTNVMMHVGSQLAVVCLDSIVGKSVKQWVKESLEGSGKKVVPITIPQKFAFAGNMLEVDGENGKKITVMSETAYQSLKQGQRQVIEKYTEVVVAKIPTIEKVGGGGVRCMMAEIFLPKQTGQHP
- the purB gene encoding adenylosuccinate lyase, which codes for MNLNTLTAVSSVDGRYGSKTAPLRAYFSEFALIKYRVKVEVEYFIALCELPLPQLTGISKDIFPKLRAIVDDFSEEDAAAIKEIEKTTNHDVKAVEYFLKEAFDKLGLEAQKEFIHFGLTSQDINNTATPLMLKGGMERVMLPVLVEVISKLHSQVEEWKDISMLAKTHGQPASPTRLGKEFQVFVTRLENQLNLLQQVPYSAKFGGATGNMNAHKVAYPNQEWNAFANNFVQNHLGLERSFPTTQIEHYDNLAATFDGLKRINTILLDLSKDVWQYVSMNYFKQKIKAGEVGSSAMPHKVNPIDFENAEGNLGIANALLEHLAAKLPISRLQRDLTDSTVLRVIGVPLAHMLISFESLKKGLGKLELNKAAIDADLEDNWAVVAEAIQTILRREGYPKPYEALKDLTRTNTHITQESIQDFIETLNVSDDVKAELKGITPFNYTGI